The following proteins come from a genomic window of Microbacterium sp. SY138:
- a CDS encoding right-handed parallel beta-helix repeat-containing protein encodes MSTPFLDLASRESATPPRRRSRKLLAGALTATLALTAALTTVPSSALADDAVTLAQSQASADTPVIDDDMDRAVGSGWGSSPEGPWRVVEGTASVTGAQALLASRKPGITARATVDGVAATDVDSRFSLTVPELPVGGPLYLSQAVRVSGADSYGVRVRVHPDGSAYVSIVRLTDLMRVQHLSERRLPLTVTGDTTLTVALSVTGTSPVELGAKAWESGAAEPTDWQVTYSDDSADRIQAAGGYAFSLYTSSGARTAVPVGIDDVSVTTPTTVPEPSTEPTPAPEPTPAPEPTPAPEPTPSPSPEPTASPTPAPTPSPTPTPTPTPTPAPEPEPVPPGTPEGVRGTPGAHAPGTLAYDAPATAVYVSPSGVDGASGTKNSPVKTVAAALRVVPNGGTIVLRGGAYHEEIVVPAQKRVTIQPAPNESVWLDGAKPVTGWKASGRTWVVEGWNTALDASPTYTKGAPDNTQAEWRFVDPAHPMAAHPDQVWVAGVQLREVASASQVSDGTFFVDDAAKRLVIGTNPTGASVEASVLTQALSIRSAGSEVRGIGVRRYATSVPQMGTVIAAAPNVALTDVTIRDNSTTGFYSWAPGTTLTRVSLIGNGLLGGGASQADGLRVTQMLSVGNNMEHFNDSPVSGAFKVTRTRGVTVTDSAFTGNDGRGPWFDESVLDIAFTGNDVIGNTGHGVMVELSERAVVADNVIARNGEFGLFVLNSGNVKIWNNTFVGNGNRNISIGMDARRASDPNTPGHDPRTRYAPQASWIVRNVVMSNNVMAESAGNCLVCVQDFSMQYTGSQMVSSVNGNLYQRTSPGTPRWFSAWSKGSVSRDPAVSDTLAGFTATTGQDRRSQFIEGAPVVDGSFALLPPFAAAQGSVAVPVPSDIASVSRLPGSSTTLGALPR; translated from the coding sequence GTGTCCACTCCGTTCCTCGATCTCGCATCACGCGAGTCCGCGACTCCGCCTCGGCGACGCTCTCGAAAGCTCCTCGCAGGTGCACTGACGGCCACCCTTGCGCTCACTGCCGCGCTGACAACCGTTCCGTCGTCGGCATTGGCCGACGACGCCGTGACTCTCGCACAGTCCCAGGCATCGGCGGACACCCCGGTCATCGACGATGACATGGATCGCGCCGTCGGCTCCGGATGGGGCTCGTCGCCCGAGGGGCCCTGGCGCGTCGTGGAGGGAACGGCGAGCGTGACAGGCGCGCAGGCCCTGCTCGCGAGCCGCAAGCCCGGCATCACCGCCCGAGCGACCGTCGACGGTGTCGCCGCGACCGACGTGGACAGCCGCTTCTCGCTGACCGTCCCCGAGCTTCCGGTGGGAGGGCCGCTCTACCTCTCCCAGGCTGTCCGCGTGTCCGGTGCCGACTCCTATGGGGTGCGTGTGCGCGTGCATCCCGACGGCTCTGCCTATGTGTCGATCGTGCGTCTCACGGACCTCATGCGCGTGCAGCACCTCAGCGAGCGCAGACTCCCGCTCACGGTGACGGGCGACACCACGCTGACCGTGGCACTCAGCGTCACCGGCACGAGCCCGGTGGAGTTGGGCGCCAAGGCCTGGGAATCGGGTGCTGCGGAGCCGACTGACTGGCAGGTGACGTACTCCGACGATTCGGCTGACCGGATCCAGGCGGCGGGTGGCTACGCCTTCTCGCTCTACACGTCTTCGGGTGCTCGGACCGCCGTTCCGGTCGGAATCGACGACGTCTCAGTCACCACTCCCACCACGGTGCCGGAACCTTCCACCGAGCCCACGCCTGCGCCGGAGCCGACGCCTGCGCCGGAGCCCACGCCTGCGCCGGAGCCGACACCATCCCCGTCGCCCGAGCCGACGGCCTCGCCGACTCCGGCTCCTACGCCGAGTCCGACGCCGACTCCGACTCCGACTCCGACACCGGCGCCCGAGCCCGAGCCGGTGCCGCCGGGAACGCCGGAGGGCGTGCGCGGGACTCCCGGTGCCCATGCGCCCGGAACGCTCGCCTACGACGCCCCGGCGACGGCGGTCTATGTCTCTCCCTCGGGAGTCGACGGAGCCTCGGGAACCAAGAACTCGCCCGTCAAGACGGTCGCTGCCGCGCTGCGCGTCGTTCCGAACGGAGGGACGATCGTCCTGCGCGGCGGTGCCTACCACGAGGAGATCGTGGTGCCCGCGCAGAAGCGGGTCACGATCCAACCGGCACCGAACGAGTCGGTCTGGCTCGACGGTGCGAAGCCGGTCACGGGGTGGAAGGCCTCGGGACGCACATGGGTCGTCGAGGGCTGGAACACGGCTCTCGACGCCAGTCCGACCTACACCAAGGGGGCGCCGGACAACACTCAGGCCGAGTGGCGCTTCGTCGATCCGGCCCACCCGATGGCCGCACACCCCGACCAGGTCTGGGTCGCCGGGGTGCAGCTGCGGGAGGTGGCCTCTGCATCGCAGGTCTCGGACGGCACCTTCTTCGTCGATGATGCGGCCAAGCGCCTGGTGATCGGAACGAACCCCACGGGCGCATCCGTCGAGGCGAGCGTGCTCACGCAGGCTCTGTCGATCCGCTCGGCAGGCAGCGAGGTGCGTGGAATCGGCGTGCGCCGCTACGCCACCAGCGTTCCGCAGATGGGCACCGTGATCGCGGCAGCCCCGAACGTCGCGCTCACCGACGTGACCATCCGCGACAACTCGACGACGGGCTTCTACTCGTGGGCCCCCGGGACGACGCTGACCCGCGTGTCGTTGATCGGGAACGGCCTGCTCGGAGGAGGGGCTTCGCAGGCGGATGGGCTCAGAGTGACCCAGATGCTCTCGGTGGGCAACAACATGGAGCACTTCAACGATTCCCCGGTCTCCGGCGCCTTCAAGGTCACGCGGACTCGCGGGGTGACGGTGACGGACAGCGCATTCACCGGCAACGACGGACGAGGACCGTGGTTCGACGAATCGGTGCTCGACATCGCGTTCACAGGCAACGACGTGATCGGCAACACCGGCCACGGCGTCATGGTCGAACTGTCGGAGCGGGCCGTGGTGGCCGACAATGTCATCGCCCGAAACGGCGAGTTCGGGCTGTTCGTGCTCAATTCCGGCAATGTGAAGATCTGGAACAACACCTTCGTCGGCAACGGCAACCGGAACATCAGCATCGGGATGGATGCCCGACGCGCGTCCGACCCGAACACGCCTGGCCACGACCCGCGCACACGGTACGCGCCGCAGGCCTCCTGGATCGTGCGCAACGTCGTGATGTCGAACAACGTCATGGCAGAGAGCGCCGGAAACTGCCTGGTCTGCGTGCAGGACTTCTCCATGCAGTACACCGGGTCCCAGATGGTGTCGAGCGTCAACGGGAACCTCTACCAGCGCACATCGCCGGGGACGCCCCGATGGTTCTCCGCGTGGTCGAAGGGATCGGTCTCCAGGGACCCCGCCGTGAGCGATACGCTCGCCGGGTTCACGGCCACGACGGGTCAGGACCGTCGTTCGCAGTTCATCGAGGGTGCTCCGGTCGTCGATGGCTCATTCGCGCTGCTTCCGCCGTTCGCCGCCGCCCAGGGCTCAGTTGCCGTCCCGGTGCCGTCTGATATCGCCTCAGTATCACGACTCCCCGGCAGCAGCACGACGCTGGGGGCCCTGCCCCGGTGA
- a CDS encoding glycosyltransferase has translation MSGNGGQRTVLLVHPGAELFGSDRMLLESAIGLVESGARVVVALPSSGLLVKELRAAGVEVVIVPMLVLRKVLLTPRGLPKLFRDTFRGLGAAWRLLGHLRPDVVYVSTIIIPEWPLIARLRGIRTVSHVHEAEASGNRLVNGILYSPHLASHRTLVNSRFSLDTIHAALPALARRSHVVYNGVASPSHPVSPRPHTDGPLRVLYIGRLSPRKGPDLVIEAASRLHAAGRAVDVTLLGAVFEGYEWFEAELRAQAADAGVSVDFAGFHTDIWPFLEKTDVLLVPSRIDEPFGNTAVEGILALRPVIASDSSGLREAAGGYGTAQLVTAGDPDSIATALTDIDTRWDEMVSSVADSRAEALRRHAPAVYRSSITAHVLS, from the coding sequence ATGAGCGGCAACGGAGGGCAGCGCACCGTCCTGCTCGTGCATCCGGGTGCCGAGCTGTTCGGTTCCGACCGCATGCTTCTGGAGAGCGCGATCGGCCTGGTCGAGTCCGGGGCGCGCGTCGTCGTCGCGCTTCCGAGCTCCGGGCTCCTCGTGAAGGAACTGCGTGCTGCCGGGGTCGAGGTCGTCATCGTCCCGATGCTCGTGCTGCGCAAGGTCCTCCTGACGCCCCGAGGGCTGCCCAAACTCTTCCGTGACACCTTCCGTGGCCTCGGTGCCGCGTGGCGCCTGCTCGGCCACCTACGCCCGGACGTCGTCTACGTGTCGACGATCATCATCCCCGAATGGCCGCTGATCGCCCGGCTGCGGGGCATCCGAACGGTGAGCCACGTCCATGAGGCCGAGGCTTCGGGAAACCGGCTCGTCAACGGCATCCTCTACTCCCCGCACCTGGCCTCCCACCGCACCCTGGTGAACAGCCGATTCAGTCTGGACACGATCCACGCCGCGCTGCCCGCCCTCGCCCGGCGCTCACACGTCGTCTACAACGGCGTCGCCTCTCCCTCGCATCCGGTATCGCCCCGCCCCCACACCGACGGGCCGCTCCGTGTGCTCTACATCGGACGTCTCTCCCCTCGCAAGGGGCCCGATCTCGTGATCGAGGCGGCTTCCCGACTGCACGCCGCCGGACGCGCTGTGGACGTGACCCTTCTCGGCGCGGTCTTCGAAGGCTACGAGTGGTTCGAGGCCGAGTTGCGGGCACAGGCAGCCGATGCCGGGGTCTCCGTCGACTTCGCCGGGTTCCACACCGACATCTGGCCGTTCCTGGAGAAGACCGATGTGCTCCTCGTCCCCTCGCGGATCGACGAGCCCTTCGGGAACACCGCCGTCGAGGGGATCCTCGCCCTGCGCCCCGTGATCGCCAGCGACAGCAGCGGTCTTCGGGAAGCAGCAGGCGGCTACGGCACTGCGCAGCTCGTCACCGCGGGCGACCCCGACTCCATCGCAACGGCCCTGACCGATATCGACACCCGCTGGGACGAGATGGTCTCGAGCGTCGCGGACAGCCGCGCAGAGGCACTCCGTCGACACGCTCCCGCTGTCTATCGCTCGAGCATCACAGCGCACGTCCTGAGCTGA
- a CDS encoding DUF1972 domain-containing protein — translation MSNSNRLTIAMVGTRGVPAAYGGFETAIEEVGRRLADRGHDVVVYTRGSERREKEYLGMRVVHLPAVPVKQIETLSHTGLSALHLVFRRRPDATFVFNAANSPFLPLFRLRRAPVALHMDGLEWRRSKWGPRGKAYYRWAEQFGVRTADALIADAPGIADYYRHQFDVPTELIRYGAPILDELPERGVAEMGLSTKGYHLVVARFEPENHVLEIVEGYRDSDAKLPLVVVGSAPYSAGYTQEIQRVADGDERIRLVGGVYDQELLDALYANALTYVHGHSVGGTNPSLLRAMGAGTAVIGFDVPFNREVLDGNGWFFADAADVAAHVVAAEADPAFAAARGTAVREIARTRFLWDDVADEYETLAHRIAERATIHPSARRARRRQTDWAPAPAAADAGADGS, via the coding sequence ATGAGCAATTCGAACCGCCTCACCATCGCGATGGTGGGGACCCGAGGAGTGCCCGCGGCCTACGGCGGTTTCGAAACCGCCATCGAAGAGGTCGGACGCCGACTCGCGGACCGCGGACACGATGTCGTCGTGTACACCCGCGGCTCCGAGCGGCGTGAGAAGGAGTACCTCGGCATGAGGGTCGTGCATCTTCCTGCCGTCCCCGTGAAGCAGATCGAGACGCTGAGCCACACCGGGCTGTCGGCGTTGCACCTCGTGTTCCGCCGGCGTCCCGACGCGACGTTCGTCTTCAACGCGGCCAACTCGCCGTTCCTGCCCCTCTTCCGGCTGCGTCGTGCACCGGTCGCGCTGCACATGGACGGTCTCGAATGGCGACGCTCCAAATGGGGGCCACGAGGCAAGGCCTACTACCGCTGGGCCGAGCAGTTCGGGGTACGCACGGCAGATGCTCTGATCGCCGATGCGCCGGGGATCGCCGACTATTACCGGCACCAGTTCGATGTGCCCACCGAACTCATCCGCTACGGCGCCCCCATCCTCGACGAGCTTCCCGAACGCGGCGTGGCCGAGATGGGGCTCAGCACGAAGGGCTATCACCTCGTCGTGGCGCGGTTCGAGCCGGAGAATCACGTGCTGGAGATCGTGGAGGGCTACCGAGACAGCGACGCGAAGCTCCCTCTCGTGGTCGTGGGCTCCGCGCCGTACAGCGCGGGATACACCCAGGAGATACAGCGCGTGGCCGATGGCGACGAACGGATCCGCCTCGTCGGTGGCGTGTACGACCAGGAACTGCTCGACGCGCTGTACGCGAATGCGCTCACCTACGTACACGGACATTCCGTGGGCGGGACCAATCCCTCGCTCCTTCGGGCCATGGGGGCCGGGACCGCCGTGATCGGCTTCGACGTTCCCTTCAACCGCGAAGTACTCGACGGCAACGGGTGGTTCTTCGCCGACGCCGCCGATGTCGCTGCGCACGTCGTGGCGGCCGAGGCCGATCCGGCGTTCGCCGCGGCACGGGGCACGGCGGTGCGGGAGATCGCCCGCACCCGGTTCCTCTGGGACGACGTCGCGGACGAGTACGAAACGCTCGCGCATCGGATCGCCGAGCGTGCGACCATCCACCCATCGGCGCGACGAGCACGTCGCCGACAGACGGACTGGGCCCCCGCTCCCGCCGCGGCAGACGCCGGAGCGGACGGCTCATGA
- a CDS encoding sugar transferase: protein MTSVEDALSIARTGFVPVAAPRAAKSVTRTVVTPRASATLERRRQWERRYRMRLRTTDAAVILFALGLTAAVQLASGVSGLEVMRDGIPLAALWYLMLSAMHTRDAALFRASATEYRGVVHASGLAFGIIAIVAVLLAWKSMQLTLLLGLPVGVLTLLVTRWLWRHWLQKQRSQGRFASRTLVVGNRDDVEYVVRTLHPIGASGYKVVGATLLDGNARDIVIDDTRFPVLGNVNSVSSVAAEVGADTIIVASRPEGEPEFVKQLSWQLEGTAAELVLSSRLTDVAGPRISFAPVEGLPLIQVQIPTYEGGQHLLKRALDVAVATLALIPIGLLAPVLAVLIKLDSPGPVFFFQERVGRDGRRFRMVKFRSMKTDAEQQLAALKEQNQGAGLLFKMKDDPRVTRVGKVLRKLSLDELPQFWNVLIGDMSVVGPRPPLPSEVTDYDGTVFRRLYIKPGITGLWQVSGRSDLSWDESVRLDLRYVENWSVMNDLQIMWRTAKVMVQPSGAY, encoded by the coding sequence ATGACTTCCGTCGAGGATGCTCTGAGCATCGCTCGGACGGGCTTCGTGCCGGTCGCGGCTCCGCGAGCTGCCAAGTCGGTGACGCGCACGGTGGTCACACCGCGTGCTTCGGCGACTCTGGAAAGACGCCGTCAGTGGGAGCGTCGCTATCGGATGCGTCTGCGGACGACGGATGCAGCTGTCATCCTGTTCGCGCTCGGTCTGACGGCAGCGGTCCAGCTGGCCTCCGGCGTCTCCGGGCTCGAGGTCATGCGCGACGGCATTCCGCTCGCCGCGCTGTGGTACCTCATGCTCAGCGCGATGCACACGCGGGACGCCGCGTTGTTCCGCGCTAGTGCCACCGAGTATCGGGGCGTCGTGCACGCCTCCGGACTCGCCTTCGGGATCATCGCCATCGTGGCGGTCCTGCTCGCATGGAAGTCGATGCAACTGACGCTGCTGCTGGGGCTGCCCGTCGGTGTGCTGACTCTTCTGGTGACCAGGTGGCTGTGGCGCCACTGGCTGCAGAAGCAGCGCTCCCAGGGGAGGTTCGCCTCCCGCACTCTCGTCGTCGGCAACAGGGACGACGTGGAGTATGTGGTCCGGACGCTGCACCCGATCGGCGCATCCGGCTACAAGGTGGTCGGCGCGACGCTGCTCGACGGCAACGCGCGCGACATCGTGATCGACGACACGAGGTTCCCGGTTCTGGGGAACGTGAACTCCGTGTCGTCGGTCGCGGCCGAAGTCGGTGCAGACACGATCATCGTGGCGAGCCGCCCCGAGGGTGAGCCCGAGTTCGTCAAGCAGCTGAGCTGGCAGCTCGAAGGGACCGCTGCCGAGCTCGTGCTGTCCAGCCGACTCACCGATGTGGCGGGTCCCCGCATCTCCTTCGCCCCGGTGGAGGGCCTGCCGCTGATCCAGGTGCAGATCCCCACCTACGAAGGCGGCCAGCACCTCCTGAAGCGTGCACTGGACGTCGCCGTGGCGACGCTGGCGCTGATCCCGATCGGTCTGCTGGCTCCCGTGCTCGCCGTGCTCATCAAGCTGGACTCCCCCGGTCCGGTCTTCTTCTTCCAGGAGCGCGTCGGCCGTGACGGTCGCCGCTTCAGGATGGTCAAGTTCCGCTCGATGAAGACGGATGCCGAGCAGCAGCTCGCCGCCCTCAAGGAACAGAACCAGGGCGCCGGGCTCCTCTTCAAGATGAAGGACGACCCGCGCGTCACCCGCGTCGGCAAGGTTCTGCGCAAACTCTCTCTCGATGAGCTGCCGCAGTTCTGGAACGTCCTCATCGGCGACATGAGTGTGGTCGGGCCGCGCCCGCCGCTGCCCAGCGAGGTCACCGACTACGACGGCACCGTCTTCCGGCGCCTCTACATCAAGCCCGGCATCACCGGTCTGTGGCAGGTCTCCGGGCGAAGCGACCTCTCCTGGGATGAGAGCGTCCGCCTCGACCTGCGGTACGTCGAGAACTGGTCCGTGATGAACGACCTGCAGATCATGTGGCGTACCGCCAAGGTCATGGTGCAGCCCAGCGGGGCATACTGA
- a CDS encoding low temperature requirement protein A, which yields MLPRDPSQPHRTASPLELFFDLVFVVAVSIASAQLHHALSEGDFLHGVTSYAMLFFAIWWAWMNFTWFATSFDTDDWLYRVTTFVQMGGVLVFAAGIPAAFNESDFTIPVLGYVVMRVAMVAQWLRASRSAGELRSATRRYAFGIAAVQVLWILFLLIPAGPLQFAAFVVFALIEISVPVFAEFRRQTPWHPHHITERYGLFTLIVLGESLLASANAIIDALHEVESLGPLIAISVLTLVVTASLWWIYFWPPHHRAITSFGRSLRYGYTHYFVFAAAAAFSAGIEVEIDVLTGKSHLSNLAASFTVTIPIAIFLVGIWWIAIRQNADRVVNTVVPLGALLVLLDPVLPIPVTLTALVLVVVVVVLVLHPPVESTRMDATRIDKA from the coding sequence ATGCTGCCGCGCGACCCTTCTCAGCCGCATCGCACCGCGAGCCCGCTCGAACTCTTCTTCGATCTGGTCTTCGTCGTGGCGGTGAGCATCGCCTCCGCACAGCTGCACCATGCCCTCAGCGAAGGGGATTTCCTGCACGGGGTCACCTCCTACGCGATGCTGTTCTTCGCGATCTGGTGGGCCTGGATGAACTTCACCTGGTTCGCCACGTCGTTCGACACCGATGACTGGCTCTATCGCGTCACGACGTTCGTGCAGATGGGAGGAGTCCTCGTCTTCGCCGCCGGCATCCCCGCGGCGTTCAACGAGAGCGACTTCACCATCCCGGTACTCGGATATGTCGTGATGCGCGTGGCGATGGTGGCGCAATGGCTGCGAGCGTCACGATCGGCCGGTGAACTGCGTTCGGCGACGCGCCGGTACGCGTTCGGCATCGCCGCGGTCCAGGTGCTGTGGATCCTGTTCCTCCTGATCCCGGCGGGACCTCTGCAGTTCGCCGCCTTCGTGGTCTTCGCCCTCATCGAGATCAGTGTTCCGGTGTTCGCCGAATTCCGGAGGCAGACGCCGTGGCATCCGCACCACATCACCGAGCGCTACGGGCTGTTCACGTTGATCGTGCTCGGTGAGAGCCTTCTCGCATCCGCGAACGCCATCATCGATGCGCTTCACGAGGTCGAGAGTCTCGGCCCGCTGATCGCGATCTCCGTCCTCACGCTCGTGGTCACGGCGTCGTTGTGGTGGATCTATTTCTGGCCCCCGCATCACCGTGCGATCACGAGCTTCGGCCGCTCGCTGCGCTACGGCTATACGCACTATTTCGTCTTCGCCGCGGCGGCGGCCTTCTCGGCCGGGATCGAGGTCGAGATCGACGTGCTGACCGGGAAGAGCCACCTGTCGAACCTCGCGGCCTCGTTCACGGTGACGATCCCGATCGCGATCTTCCTCGTGGGCATCTGGTGGATCGCGATCCGCCAGAACGCCGATCGCGTGGTGAACACGGTCGTTCCTCTCGGCGCCCTGCTGGTGCTGCTCGATCCGGTGTTGCCGATCCCTGTCACCCTCACCGCGCTCGTCCTTGTCGTGGTCGTGGTGGTGCTGGTGCTTCATCCTCCCGTGGAGTCCACGCGCATGGACGCCACGCGCATAGACAAGGCATAG
- a CDS encoding intradiol ring-cleavage dioxygenase yields the protein MSIPEPTQTPDGPAYEGRLLDRVDEEVVDQGAAFDIRTLLSRRGVLGLAGIGLGAVVLAACAPAASGGSTSAATPSATAGTSSGDVAGVGEIPDETAGPYPGDGSNGPDVLEDAGIVRQDIRSSIDGGATADGVPLTFELQVFDLANGGVPFAGVAVYAWHCTAQGGYSMYSSGLEDVTYLRGVQVADADGRVSFTSVFPGCYSGRWPHIHFEVYPDVGSITDSTAAIATSQLALPEAACTDVYAEAAYDGSASNLAQITLVSDNVFGDDSAALQLAAVTGSVRDGYAATLVVGVDTATAPAMSGGQGGPGGGGQPPSN from the coding sequence ATGAGCATCCCGGAACCCACCCAGACCCCTGACGGTCCCGCCTACGAGGGGCGTCTGCTCGACCGTGTGGACGAGGAGGTGGTCGATCAGGGGGCAGCCTTCGACATCCGTACGCTGCTGAGCCGGCGCGGGGTGCTCGGACTCGCGGGGATCGGGCTCGGCGCCGTCGTCCTCGCGGCCTGCGCGCCGGCGGCATCGGGCGGATCGACGAGCGCCGCCACGCCGAGCGCGACCGCGGGGACTTCCAGCGGCGATGTCGCGGGCGTGGGTGAGATCCCCGACGAGACGGCGGGCCCCTACCCCGGCGACGGCTCGAACGGCCCCGACGTGCTGGAGGACGCGGGGATCGTCCGTCAGGACATCCGGTCGTCGATCGACGGCGGGGCGACGGCAGACGGCGTTCCGCTCACGTTCGAGTTGCAGGTGTTCGATCTCGCGAACGGGGGAGTGCCCTTCGCCGGAGTCGCGGTGTACGCGTGGCACTGCACGGCGCAGGGTGGGTACTCGATGTACTCCTCCGGCCTGGAGGACGTGACGTACCTGCGCGGCGTGCAGGTGGCGGATGCGGACGGCAGGGTCTCGTTCACCTCGGTGTTCCCGGGATGCTACTCGGGGCGCTGGCCCCACATCCACTTCGAGGTGTATCCCGACGTCGGGTCGATCACCGATTCGACCGCGGCCATCGCCACGTCGCAGCTGGCGCTCCCCGAGGCGGCATGCACGGATGTCTACGCCGAGGCCGCTTACGACGGATCCGCGAGCAACCTCGCGCAGATCACGTTGGTGAGCGACAACGTCTTCGGTGACGATTCCGCTGCGCTGCAGCTGGCCGCGGTCACCGGAAGCGTGCGGGACGGGTATGCGGCCACTCTCGTGGTGGGTGTCGACACCGCGACTGCTCCGGCGATGAGCGGAGGGCAGGGTGGTCCCGGCGGTGGGGGACAGCCGCCGTCGAACTGA
- a CDS encoding acyl-CoA desaturase: protein MISITQIEPTAATLGPIRQTYSGNADFPPMAKAYKQVSQVVKETGLLQRTQWFYIFVATGVAVALGGLITGFILLGDSWFQLLIAAGLGIVLTQIAFLGHEAAHRQILSTGPANFKLARIVIASIGMSYSWWDSKHTKHHGNPNQVGKDPDIEVDTISFLEEDAAKAKGLIKLITRKQGWLFFPLLTLEGLNLHFLGLKYLTTTKNVKGRWTELGIIALRFALILVPVFMMLPLGMAFAFMGVQFAVFGVYMGAAFAPNHKGMPIIEPGARLDFFTKQVRTSRNISGGWWTTWLMGGLNYQVEHHLFPSMPRPHLAKAREIVRDYCAANDVPYTETSLGRSYMIVIEYLNRVGLSAGADPFDCPAVAQFGRA, encoded by the coding sequence ATCATCTCCATCACACAGATCGAACCGACCGCGGCAACGCTGGGTCCGATTCGTCAGACGTATTCCGGTAACGCGGACTTCCCTCCCATGGCGAAGGCGTACAAGCAGGTTTCGCAGGTCGTCAAGGAGACCGGGCTGCTTCAGCGCACCCAGTGGTTCTACATCTTCGTGGCCACCGGTGTCGCTGTGGCGCTCGGCGGCCTCATCACCGGCTTCATCCTGCTCGGTGACAGCTGGTTCCAGTTGCTCATCGCCGCGGGCCTCGGCATCGTCCTCACGCAGATCGCCTTCCTCGGCCACGAAGCCGCCCACCGTCAGATCCTCTCCACGGGGCCGGCGAACTTCAAGCTCGCCCGCATCGTGATCGCCAGCATCGGCATGAGCTACTCCTGGTGGGATTCGAAGCACACCAAGCACCACGGCAACCCGAACCAGGTCGGCAAGGACCCCGACATCGAGGTCGACACGATCTCGTTCCTCGAAGAAGACGCCGCGAAGGCGAAGGGCCTGATCAAGCTGATCACCCGCAAGCAGGGGTGGCTGTTCTTCCCGCTGCTGACGCTCGAGGGGCTGAACCTCCACTTCCTCGGGCTGAAGTACCTCACGACGACGAAGAACGTCAAGGGACGCTGGACCGAGCTCGGCATCATCGCGCTGCGGTTCGCCCTCATCCTGGTGCCCGTGTTCATGATGCTCCCGCTCGGAATGGCCTTCGCCTTCATGGGCGTGCAGTTCGCGGTGTTCGGCGTCTACATGGGCGCAGCGTTCGCGCCGAACCATAAGGGCATGCCGATCATCGAGCCCGGCGCCCGTCTCGACTTCTTCACCAAGCAGGTGCGCACCTCCCGCAACATCAGCGGCGGATGGTGGACGACCTGGCTCATGGGCGGGCTGAACTACCAGGTGGAGCACCACCTCTTCCCGAGCATGCCGCGACCGCACCTGGCGAAGGCGCGCGAGATCGTGCGCGACTACTGCGCGGCGAATGACGTGCCGTACACGGAGACCAGCCTCGGCCGCTCGTACATGATCGTGATCGAGTACCTGAACCGCGTCGGACTGTCTGCCGGTGCCGATCCCTTCGACTGCCCGGCAGTCGCACAGTTCGGCCGGGCGTAG